The Megalobrama amblycephala isolate DHTTF-2021 linkage group LG7, ASM1881202v1, whole genome shotgun sequence genome window below encodes:
- the LOC125271206 gene encoding polymeric immunoglobulin receptor-like translates to MKILLIFFTFYLISGAVRCFRVTGYSGGSLLVSSWKPWHKDKAKYLQKLQNTTIISNVKQDQWINEGKFTLFCNDFENLMIYIRELNTQDAGTYRIGVDGEWSVDMTLKVKEDSCCNLSKRVMVHIGQTVTFSCEYSPNHINDPKIIFKEGEDSVEMIYSPWNKKERFNISDDKQELLTVRITAVTPDDEGVYLCGVWINGQSYTYSIINTVHLHIMAKVGVSRVSGYSGGRMMIKCEHPQYKTNPKYICKESDGCSERKNPGVQDEWMENGDVSLYDDTRAGVLMVFFRELKAADAGTYRCGVNVSHYTESFTELQLHVTDDVMFVTESAHFGEEVNISCQIPEEHKVRFCKEDDNHICQNISTSTVTEMNGSSERNEERVFTVSVRDAGVYWCGAETRDTHLTFISLNTKIQLNLIMAPVVRREGESAEIICPYDSIYKSNSKSLCKGKCSTRDRNTLNEEKETKTDRLTLNDDGTASVFTGTITGLTAEDAGKYWCAVTLERDVNYLYTHLIVIMNEELNLTKYEGDDMSIQCKHHDEHQKLFCKAHEPSMCVKDGVSLETIRDDRFSFSDEASTGVFTVNINDLREEDSGIYWCAAHITTKVNLTVKKDFSLFNIISICSTLLLIGGFTVIECLLR, encoded by the exons ATGAAGATCCTCCTCATCTTCTTCACTTTCTACCTGATCTCAG GTGCAGTGAGATGCTTTAGAGTCACTGGATATTCTGGAGGAAGTCTTCTTGTTAGTTCATGGAAGCCTTGGCATAAAGATAAAGCTAAATACTTGCAAAAGTTACAGAATACAACAATAATAAGTAATGTGAAACAAGATCAATGGATTAATGAAGGaaaatttactttattttgcaatGATTTTGAAAACCTCATGATCTACATTAGAGAACTGAACACACAAGATGCTGGAACTTACCGGATTGGGGTTGATGGCGAATGGTCCGTCGATATGACTTTAAAAGTGAAAGAAG ATTCATGTTGTAACCTGTCAAAGAGAGTGATGGTGCATATTGGACAAACTGTCACATTCAGCTGTGAATATTCACCTAatcatattaatgatcccaagaTCATATTCAAAGAAGGAGAAGACTCAGTTGAGATGATTTACAGCCCATGGAATAAGAAAGAAAGATTCAATATTTCTGATGACAAACAGGAACTCTTGACTGTGAGAATTACTGCTGTGACACCAGATGATGAAGGAGTTTATTTATGTGGAGTTTGGATCAATGGACAATCATACACTTACTCCATTATTAATACTGTTCATCTACACATTATGG CTAAAGTGGGCGTGTCTAGAGTGAGCGGATACTCAGGAGGTCGTATGATGATCAAGTGTGAACATCCCCAATACAAAACCAATCCAAAATACATCTGTAAAGAATCAGATGGATGTTCAGAGAGGAAGAATCCAGGAGTTcaggatgaatggatggagaATGGAGATGTTTCTTTATATGACGACACCAGAGCAGGAGTCTTGATGGTGTTTTTTAGAGAGCTGAAAGCTGCAGATGCAGGAACATATAGGTGTGGAGTGAATGTGTCTCACTATACTGAGAGCTTCACTGAACTTCAGTTGCACGTCACAGATG ATGTAATGTTTGTGACTGAATCTGCTCATTTTGGTGAAGAAGTCAACATCAGCTGTCAGATCCCAGAGGAACATAAAGTTCGTTTCTGCAAAGAGGATGATAATCACATCTGTCAAAACATCAGCACATCTACAGTGACAGAAATGAATGGTTCATCTGAGAGAAATGAAGAGAGAGTTTTTACAGTGAGCGTGAGAGATGCTGGAGTTTACTGGTGTGGAGCAGAAACCAGAGACACACATTTGACTTTCATCTCCCTGAACACCAAAATTCAGCTCAACCTCATCA TGGCTCCAGTAGTGAGACGTGAAGGAGAATCTGCTGAGATCATCTGCCCTTATGATTCAATCTATAAATCAAATTCAAAGTCTCTCTGTAAGGGGAAGTGCTCCACTAGAGATAGAAATACTCTCAATGAAGAGAAAGAGACCAAGACTGACAGATTGACTCTGAATGATGACGGCACTGCAAGTGTCTTCACTGGGACCATCACTGGACTGACAGCAGAGGATGCTGGGAAATACTGGTGTGCAGTGACATTAGAGAGAGACGTGAATTATCTTTACACTCATCTGATCGTCATCATGAATGAGG AGCTGAACTTGACTAAGTATGAAGGAGACGACATGTCAATCCAGTGCAAACATCATGACGAACATCAGAAACTCTTCTGCAAAGCACATGAACCCTCCATGTGTGTGAAGGATGGAGTTTCATTGGAGACGATCAGAGATGATCGATTCTCTTTCAGTGATGAAGCTTCTACTGGAGTCTTTACTGTGAACATCAATGATCTGAGAGAAGAGGATTCTGGGATATACTGGTGTGCAGCACACATCACCACTAAAGTCAACCTCACTGTTAAAAAGg